One stretch of Roseimicrobium sp. ORNL1 DNA includes these proteins:
- a CDS encoding type II secretion system protein encodes MNPSPKNDNHTRSCSRGFTLVELLVATAVLSVLVVMLAQVMSMVSDAWSGGTGRAERQQNGRALVDFVGRDLRSAALPVDPLSNGLVPDLQFVVNPAAIPAQFRNPTAIFWQAPIATDTSKGNMAEIGYFVRWDESHNPPRAMLCRVFTNPGEAQHKVYDTLDWLSQEKLQALAPVDPTTGYRGLFAENVIGFWARCLDSTGNLISQAENGGQRGAFDSRKDYLDTSYNGEGATINITRKAPVLPSSVEISLLMLDSRAAASITPAIMGTLKSLVSTSDNAATCERQIQVDPTLRSIMRGMTVQTLKVPLENAP; translated from the coding sequence ATGAATCCCTCGCCAAAGAACGATAACCATACCCGGTCCTGTAGCCGCGGGTTCACACTGGTGGAACTGCTTGTCGCCACGGCGGTGCTGAGCGTACTGGTGGTCATGCTCGCCCAGGTGATGAGCATGGTGAGTGACGCCTGGTCCGGCGGCACCGGACGCGCCGAGCGCCAGCAGAATGGACGTGCTCTTGTGGACTTTGTGGGAAGGGATCTGCGATCCGCCGCCCTGCCGGTGGATCCGTTATCCAATGGCCTTGTGCCAGACCTGCAGTTTGTGGTGAATCCAGCCGCCATACCGGCGCAGTTCCGCAATCCAACGGCCATCTTCTGGCAGGCGCCCATCGCCACGGACACCAGTAAGGGAAACATGGCTGAGATTGGCTATTTTGTGCGCTGGGATGAGTCGCACAATCCGCCGCGAGCGATGCTCTGCCGCGTCTTCACCAATCCAGGAGAGGCCCAGCACAAGGTCTATGATACGCTCGACTGGCTCAGCCAGGAAAAGCTGCAGGCGCTGGCTCCTGTGGACCCCACCACCGGATACCGCGGTTTGTTTGCTGAGAACGTGATCGGATTCTGGGCGCGCTGCCTGGATTCCACCGGCAATCTCATTTCCCAGGCTGAGAACGGAGGACAGCGCGGCGCCTTTGATTCTCGAAAGGACTACCTGGATACGTCCTATAACGGCGAGGGTGCCACCATCAACATCACCCGCAAAGCGCCGGTGCTGCCCTCGAGCGTGGAGATTTCCCTCCTGATGCTGGACTCGCGGGCAGCGGCGAGCATTACGCCTGCCATCATGGGCACGCTCAAGAGCCTGGTCTCCACCAGCGACAATGCCGCCACCTGTGAACGCCAAATCCAGGTGGATCCCACACTTCGCTCAATCATGCGGGGCATGACCGTGCAGACACTGAAAGTTCCCCTGGAAAACGCACCATGA